In a genomic window of Streptomyces kaniharaensis:
- a CDS encoding ATP-dependent DNA ligase: MRPAAVTAVPPADGLGGGGVQYELKLDGFRCVAFARGDRPAFLQSRSGRDLAPEFPPIAAAVARLPEGLVLDAELVAWRAGRFAFEELFRTRQARAGEDVALGLIAFDLLALPGRDVRRLPLTDRRRLLLAALADVPPPIQPVMATTDRAEALEWMDRLAASGVEGLVCKAAGSAYRPQGAGRVWVKYRRADTVDALVRAVTGSAARPHALVVELDDGRVLLTAPQLTPVQARRVADAARPFLAPPAQDPTHGTIHPLTAPLRAELTLTGRPPTATFVRLRGD, translated from the coding sequence ATGCGCCCGGCCGCCGTCACCGCCGTCCCTCCCGCGGACGGCCTCGGCGGCGGAGGCGTGCAGTACGAGCTCAAGCTGGACGGCTTCCGCTGCGTCGCCTTCGCCCGTGGCGACCGCCCCGCCTTCCTGCAGTCCCGCAGCGGACGGGACCTCGCACCCGAGTTCCCGCCGATCGCCGCCGCCGTCGCCCGGCTGCCGGAGGGGCTCGTGCTCGACGCCGAGCTCGTCGCCTGGCGGGCCGGCCGGTTCGCCTTCGAGGAACTGTTCCGCACCCGGCAGGCCCGGGCGGGCGAGGACGTCGCACTCGGTCTGATCGCCTTCGACCTGCTCGCCCTCCCCGGCCGCGACGTCCGCCGCCTGCCGCTCACCGACCGCCGCCGGCTCCTGCTGGCCGCCCTCGCCGACGTCCCACCGCCGATCCAGCCCGTCATGGCCACCACCGACCGGGCGGAGGCGCTGGAGTGGATGGACCGCCTCGCCGCCAGCGGCGTCGAGGGCCTGGTCTGCAAGGCGGCGGGCTCCGCCTACCGGCCGCAGGGCGCCGGGCGGGTGTGGGTCAAGTACCGTCGCGCCGACACCGTCGACGCCCTCGTCCGCGCCGTCACCGGCTCCGCGGCCCGCCCACACGCCCTCGTCGTCGAACTCGACGACGGCCGCGTCCTCCTCACCGCCCCGCAGCTCACCCCCGTCCAGGCCCGTCGGGTCGCCGACGCCGCCCGCCCGTTCCTCGCCCCGCCCGCGCAGGACCCGACCCACGGCACCATCCACCCCCTCACCGCGCCCCTCCGCGCCGAACTCACCCTCACCGGCCGCCCGCCCACCGCGACCTTCGTCCGCCTCCGCGGCGACTGA
- a CDS encoding geranylgeranyl reductase family protein, translating to MPEPGLAPARTEDRADVVVVGAGPAGSTAAYHLARTGLDVLLLEKSAFPREKVCGDGLTPRVVKQLTDLGIDVSEPAGWLHNRGLRLVAGHRRMEFDWPELSAFPGHGLVRRRADFDELLARRAASAGARLIERANVAGPLLDERTGRIAGVTARLGEDRRPVVYRAPVVVAADGNSTRLSVAMKRYRRTDRAMGVAYRTYVTTPRHEDRYLEAWLDLRNPDDPARRLLPGYAWVFGMGDGTANVGLGVLNTAGIDLDWRDLLRRWCADLPPDYGYTPDAVTEPIRGSALPMGLNRQPHYADGLLLIGDAGGTVSPGTGEGIAYAMESGRYAAETIVQALARRTDRGRELALRAYPQALRSAYAGYFALGRLAADLLGRPRLLGAAGAAGLGRPALLKVAFRLMVNLTEPNSKDALDRLLHLIGRVAPGR from the coding sequence ATGCCCGAACCCGGACTCGCACCGGCCCGCACCGAGGATCGCGCGGACGTCGTCGTGGTCGGCGCCGGCCCGGCCGGCTCCACCGCCGCCTACCACCTGGCCCGCACCGGGCTGGACGTGCTGCTGCTGGAGAAGTCGGCGTTCCCCCGCGAGAAGGTCTGCGGCGACGGCCTGACCCCCCGCGTCGTCAAACAGTTGACCGACCTCGGCATCGATGTCTCCGAACCGGCCGGCTGGCTGCACAACCGCGGCCTTCGACTGGTCGCCGGCCACCGCCGGATGGAGTTCGACTGGCCCGAACTGTCCGCGTTCCCCGGCCATGGACTGGTCCGGCGGCGCGCCGACTTCGACGAACTGCTCGCCCGCCGCGCCGCCTCGGCCGGCGCCCGGCTGATCGAACGGGCCAATGTGGCGGGCCCGTTGCTCGACGAGCGGACCGGCCGGATCGCCGGCGTCACCGCCCGGCTCGGCGAGGACCGGCGGCCCGTCGTCTACCGCGCCCCCGTCGTGGTCGCCGCCGACGGCAACTCCACCCGCCTCTCGGTCGCCATGAAGCGCTACCGCCGCACCGACCGTGCGATGGGCGTCGCCTACCGGACGTACGTCACCACCCCCCGCCACGAGGACCGTTACCTGGAGGCCTGGCTCGACCTGCGCAACCCCGACGACCCGGCCCGCCGCCTCCTGCCCGGCTACGCCTGGGTGTTCGGCATGGGCGACGGCACCGCCAACGTCGGCCTCGGCGTCCTCAACACCGCCGGCATCGACCTCGACTGGCGGGACCTGCTTCGCCGCTGGTGCGCCGACCTGCCGCCCGACTACGGCTACACCCCCGACGCCGTCACCGAACCGATCCGCGGCTCCGCCCTCCCCATGGGCCTCAACCGCCAACCCCACTACGCCGACGGCCTGTTGCTGATCGGCGACGCGGGCGGCACGGTCAGCCCGGGCACCGGCGAGGGCATCGCCTACGCCATGGAGTCCGGCCGCTACGCCGCCGAGACGATCGTCCAGGCTCTCGCCCGCCGCACCGACCGCGGTCGCGAACTCGCCCTCCGCGCCTACCCGCAGGCCCTGCGCTCCGCCTACGCGGGCTACTTCGCGCTCGGCCGCCTCGCCGCCGACCTCCTCGGCCGCCCCAGGCTCCTCGGCGCCGCGGGCGCGGCGGGCCTCGGCCGCCCCGCCCTGCTGAAGGTGGCGTTCCGGCTCATGGTCAACCTGACCGAACCCAACTCGAAGGACGCCCTCGACCGGCTGCTCCACCTGATCGGACGGGTGGCACCGGGAAGGTGA
- a CDS encoding VOC family protein: METGTPAPQVWPTLRAADARALIRFLVEAFGFQEIVTYGEGDFVAHAELAWPEGGGVMLGSERETPEGAEARPGRPGTFTAYVVTADPDGVHARAVAAGARITTELTETDYGSRDFAAADPEGNRWYFGTYPGAPRPPAAQD, translated from the coding sequence GTGGAGACCGGAACACCCGCGCCGCAGGTCTGGCCCACCCTGCGCGCCGCCGATGCGCGCGCCCTGATCCGCTTCCTGGTCGAGGCCTTCGGCTTCCAGGAGATCGTCACGTACGGCGAAGGCGACTTCGTCGCGCACGCCGAACTGGCCTGGCCGGAGGGCGGCGGCGTGATGCTTGGCTCGGAACGCGAGACGCCCGAGGGCGCCGAGGCCCGGCCGGGCCGCCCAGGCACCTTCACCGCCTACGTCGTCACGGCGGACCCGGACGGCGTACACGCGCGGGCCGTCGCCGCCGGCGCCCGGATCACCACCGAACTGACCGAGACCGACTACGGCTCGCGCGACTTCGCCGCCGCCGACCCGGAGGGCAACCGCTGGTACTTCGGCACCTACCCGGGCGCCCCGCGGCCCCCGGCAGCCCAGGACTGA
- a CDS encoding IS1182 family transposase → MRDALGPLFSDEDFTAGEFEEMYADLGRPGISPALLVMVTVLQFLHNLSDRDAAVAVADRISWKYALGLELEYTGFDASVLCEFRARLASGDRADALLSLMLERLKAAGLVRSGGRQRTDSTHVLACVRRLNRIECLGEALRAALEEIARTSPGLIVPLLGPGWDERYGRKVETSRLLRRKNASAARLAEQIGADGQSLIAAIDADATAGWMNDLPQVKIMRELWDQHFEATGTGQLRYRDTRELPPSAQRIRSPHEIDARYSTKGTPGADSVEWTGSKGHLTESCDEDLPNLVTDVHTTCATEPDVSATTPIQDKLIDRDLKPGEHLTDSGYPTGANIGASLERGITLIAPVTIQTGRGAHNGTFTPKDFHVDWQAGVTRCPAGATSISMRPKKNGLIRVAFSRAHCRPCPIRAQCTSSAPHLGRSLEIHPEPIHTARMRMQTEQDSPEWRETYRVRAGIEGTVSQAVRGPGLRRSRYRGLAKTHLQNVLIGIAINIRRLGAHYDTTTRSDRRPTRIHALCTQHGIATTA, encoded by the coding sequence GTGCGGGACGCGCTGGGCCCGTTGTTCAGCGACGAGGACTTCACCGCGGGGGAGTTCGAGGAGATGTACGCGGACCTGGGGCGGCCCGGTATCTCGCCGGCCCTGCTGGTGATGGTCACGGTCCTGCAGTTCCTGCACAACCTCTCCGACCGGGACGCCGCGGTCGCGGTGGCCGATCGGATCTCCTGGAAGTACGCGCTGGGGCTGGAGCTGGAGTACACCGGTTTCGATGCCAGCGTGTTGTGCGAGTTCCGCGCCCGTCTGGCGTCCGGCGATCGGGCTGATGCCCTGCTGTCGCTGATGCTGGAGCGTTTGAAGGCCGCCGGCCTGGTGCGCTCGGGCGGGCGGCAGCGCACCGACTCGACTCACGTCCTGGCGTGCGTGCGCAGGCTGAACCGCATCGAGTGCCTGGGGGAGGCCCTGCGCGCGGCCCTGGAGGAGATCGCCCGCACCAGCCCCGGCCTGATCGTGCCGCTGCTCGGGCCCGGCTGGGACGAGCGCTACGGCCGCAAGGTCGAGACCAGTAGGCTCCTGCGCCGAAAGAACGCCTCGGCCGCCAGGCTCGCCGAGCAGATCGGCGCCGACGGCCAGAGCCTGATCGCCGCCATCGACGCGGATGCCACCGCCGGGTGGATGAACGACCTCCCGCAGGTCAAAATCATGCGCGAGCTGTGGGATCAGCACTTCGAGGCCACCGGCACCGGCCAACTGCGCTACCGGGACACCAGGGAACTGCCGCCGTCGGCACAGCGCATCCGCTCGCCCCACGAGATCGACGCCCGCTATAGCACCAAGGGCACGCCCGGCGCAGACAGCGTGGAGTGGACCGGCTCCAAGGGCCACCTGACCGAGTCCTGCGACGAGGACTTACCCAACCTGGTCACCGACGTCCACACCACCTGCGCCACCGAACCCGACGTCAGCGCCACCACCCCCATCCAGGACAAACTCATCGACCGGGACCTGAAGCCGGGTGAGCACCTGACGGACTCCGGCTACCCCACCGGGGCGAACATCGGCGCGTCCCTGGAGCGCGGCATCACCCTCATCGCGCCCGTCACCATTCAGACCGGCCGAGGCGCCCACAACGGCACGTTCACCCCCAAGGACTTCCACGTCGACTGGCAGGCAGGCGTCACCCGCTGTCCCGCCGGGGCCACCAGCATCTCCATGCGGCCGAAGAAGAACGGCCTGATCCGCGTTGCTTTCTCCCGCGCGCACTGCAGGCCCTGCCCCATCCGCGCCCAGTGCACCTCCTCCGCCCCCCACCTCGGCCGGAGCCTGGAGATCCATCCCGAACCGATCCACACGGCCCGGATGCGGATGCAGACCGAACAGGACAGTCCCGAATGGCGCGAGACCTACCGGGTCCGCGCCGGGATCGAAGGCACCGTCTCTCAAGCAGTCCGAGGCCCAGGTCTGCGGCGTTCCCGCTATCGGGGCCTCGCCAAAACCCACCTCCAGAACGTTCTCATCGGCATCGCGATCAACATCCGCCGACTCGGCGCCCACTACGACACCACCACCAGATCAGATCGCCGCCCCACCCGCATCCACGCGCTATGCACCCAACACGGCATCGCAACGACGGCCTGA
- a CDS encoding HAD family hydrolase, producing MTVVSAALFGTDWRPALPGTAELLRECAARGWTVVLIGQGPVGAPALTVTAPGSDPVRAALHLVDGTAEHAVYVAASVREVLAARRAGVPCLALETGRDTGVELRAAGAAEVHRDPAALLRVLDDSLLARPRAFGPVGAGSGRPGGG from the coding sequence ATGACAGTGGTCTCGGCGGCACTCTTCGGTACCGACTGGCGCCCCGCGCTGCCCGGTACCGCGGAGCTGCTGCGCGAGTGCGCCGCCCGGGGCTGGACGGTCGTGCTGATCGGGCAGGGCCCCGTCGGGGCACCCGCGCTCACCGTGACCGCGCCCGGGAGCGACCCCGTCCGGGCCGCCCTCCACCTGGTCGACGGCACCGCCGAGCACGCCGTGTACGTCGCCGCGAGCGTGCGCGAGGTGCTGGCCGCGCGGCGGGCCGGGGTGCCCTGCCTCGCGCTGGAGACCGGCCGGGACACCGGCGTGGAACTGCGGGCGGCGGGCGCGGCCGAGGTCCACCGCGACCCCGCCGCCCTGCTGCGGGTGCTGGACGACAGCCTGCTCGCCCGCCCCCGGGCCTTCGGGCCCGTGGGCGCGGGATCAGGCCGTCCCGGGGGCGGTTAG
- a CDS encoding CBS domain-containing protein: MTTARDIMHTGAQCIGAHQTLAEAAMMMRDKNVGALPICGDDQKLKGIITDRDIVVRCLAEGKNPATMTAMELAGHLHCVRADDDMEMVLRKMEQHQIRRIPVIDGERLVGMISEADLAMGHRNGQRLTDQQIIDFMDSVYMKA, from the coding sequence GTGACCACTGCCCGAGACATCATGCACACCGGCGCCCAGTGCATCGGCGCCCACCAGACACTCGCCGAGGCCGCGATGATGATGCGCGACAAGAACGTCGGCGCGCTCCCGATCTGTGGCGACGACCAGAAGCTGAAGGGCATCATCACCGACCGCGACATCGTGGTGCGATGTCTCGCGGAGGGCAAGAACCCGGCCACGATGACGGCCATGGAGCTTGCCGGCCACCTGCACTGCGTGCGCGCCGACGACGACATGGAGATGGTGCTGCGGAAGATGGAGCAGCACCAGATCCGGCGCATCCCGGTGATCGACGGGGAGCGGCTGGTCGGCATGATCAGCGAGGCCGACCTGGCGATGGGCCACCGCAACGGCCAGCGGCTGACGGACCAGCAGATCATCGACTTCATGGACAGCGTCTACATGAAGGCCTGA
- a CDS encoding GNAT family N-acetyltransferase: protein MSTIETITDQRGFRPTVLDLGDVLLRPWGRALDLPGGTVPALVAAAADPVISRWNPVPAADPAAAEAYLDRCDTGWAEGRSAAFAITDATDGTLCGNVALRWTDREDGLAMIGYWLLTAARGRGIASRATTAVTHWGITTAAARRIEIAHAVGNDASCRVAERCGFPYEGTLRASYRFADGEYHDEHLHARLASDPA from the coding sequence GTGAGCACCATCGAGACCATCACCGATCAACGGGGCTTCCGCCCCACAGTCCTCGATCTGGGAGACGTCCTCCTGCGCCCGTGGGGCCGCGCCCTCGACCTCCCCGGCGGGACGGTCCCGGCCCTCGTGGCCGCCGCGGCCGACCCGGTGATCAGCCGCTGGAACCCGGTCCCCGCCGCCGACCCGGCCGCCGCCGAGGCCTACCTGGACCGCTGCGACACCGGCTGGGCCGAGGGCAGATCCGCCGCCTTCGCGATCACCGACGCCACGGACGGCACCCTGTGCGGCAACGTCGCCCTGCGCTGGACCGACCGCGAGGACGGGCTCGCGATGATCGGCTACTGGCTCCTCACGGCCGCGCGCGGCCGAGGCATCGCCAGCCGCGCCACCACCGCCGTCACCCACTGGGGCATCACCACCGCCGCCGCGCGCCGCATCGAAATCGCCCACGCCGTCGGCAACGACGCCTCCTGCCGCGTCGCCGAGCGCTGCGGCTTCCCCTATGAGGGCACCCTCCGGGCCTCCTACCGCTTCGCCGACGGCGAGTACCACGACGAACACCTCCACGCCCGCCTCGCCAGCGACCCGGCGTAA
- a CDS encoding PRC-barrel domain containing protein, whose translation MSTDLWEYRPGSHHAAELSLAGYEVEATDGPLGRVVQDAGDHLLVDAGPWVPGSRVVVPVGLVARIDHLELTVHLDCPRARVRSAPPPAAVDVTAQDPR comes from the coding sequence ATGAGCACCGACCTGTGGGAGTACCGCCCGGGCTCCCACCACGCCGCCGAACTGAGCCTGGCCGGCTACGAGGTCGAGGCGACCGACGGACCGCTCGGCCGGGTCGTCCAGGACGCCGGTGACCACCTGCTGGTCGACGCCGGTCCGTGGGTCCCGGGCTCCCGCGTGGTCGTCCCGGTCGGCCTGGTGGCCCGGATCGACCACCTGGAACTGACCGTCCACCTGGACTGCCCGCGCGCCCGGGTCCGTTCCGCGCCGCCGCCCGCCGCCGTCGACGTCACCGCCCAGGACCCGCGGTGA
- a CDS encoding type 1 glutamine amidotransferase domain-containing protein, whose amino-acid sequence MGWPATTLTGRTVAFLVAPYGAEQVELTSPWQAVAEAGGTPRLLSTAPGRAQAVRHRAPGDTFAVDDVVADADPERYDALVLPGGVASPDHLRQDRAAVAFVHAFCASGRPVAAICHGPWTLIEADAVRGRTLTSWPSLRTDLVNAGAHWVDEEVHVCHDGPGPLITSRKPADLPVFEDTLVTEFAHAAKRKK is encoded by the coding sequence ATGGGCTGGCCCGCCACCACCCTCACCGGCCGCACCGTCGCCTTCCTGGTCGCGCCGTACGGTGCCGAGCAGGTCGAACTGACCTCCCCCTGGCAGGCCGTGGCCGAGGCCGGTGGCACCCCGCGTTTGCTGTCCACGGCGCCCGGTCGCGCGCAGGCCGTCCGGCACCGGGCACCGGGCGACACCTTCGCGGTGGACGACGTCGTCGCCGACGCGGACCCGGAGCGCTACGACGCCCTGGTCCTCCCCGGCGGCGTGGCGAGCCCCGACCACCTGCGGCAGGACCGGGCCGCCGTCGCCTTCGTCCACGCCTTCTGCGCCTCCGGCCGGCCGGTCGCCGCGATCTGCCACGGCCCGTGGACCCTCATCGAGGCCGACGCCGTCCGCGGCCGCACCCTCACGTCTTGGCCCAGCCTGCGCACGGACCTCGTCAACGCCGGAGCCCACTGGGTCGACGAGGAGGTCCACGTCTGCCACGACGGCCCGGGCCCGCTGATCACCAGCCGGAAGCCGGCCGACCTCCCGGTCTTCGAGGACACCCTGGTCACCGAGTTCGCGCACGCCGCCAAGCGGAAGAAGTGA
- a CDS encoding helix-turn-helix domain-containing protein: MTTEAAGAAREGVVDEAVRARPATALRPYVAWYAGYRQRGVAPAVHRGLPSPYLTFILTLDEPLVIAGHPDPAQPPGTYPTLLGGLHTAPALITHDGRQSGVQIAVHPLAARALFGLPAGELAGIDVPAEDVLGRPGRRLREQLQAEPGWAERFTLLDGALLRAARPSGQVPPEVGWAWQALRRSGGGLPVAALARETGWSARHLQERFRRETGLTPKAAARVIRFDRARRLLAGSAPPPRLAELAARCGYFDQAHLAREFRALAGSAPTAWLAAEGPEEAQFRNVQGGAGGPATEWEA, translated from the coding sequence GTGACGACCGAAGCCGCCGGCGCGGCCCGCGAAGGCGTGGTCGACGAGGCCGTCCGGGCCCGGCCCGCGACGGCGCTGCGCCCCTACGTCGCCTGGTACGCCGGGTACCGCCAGCGCGGCGTCGCGCCCGCCGTGCACCGCGGTCTGCCGTCCCCTTACCTGACCTTCATCCTCACCCTGGACGAGCCGCTGGTGATCGCCGGTCACCCCGACCCGGCGCAGCCGCCCGGCACGTACCCGACCCTGCTCGGCGGCCTGCACACCGCCCCGGCGCTGATCACCCACGACGGGCGGCAGTCGGGCGTGCAGATCGCCGTGCACCCGCTGGCCGCCCGGGCGCTGTTCGGGCTACCGGCCGGGGAGCTGGCCGGGATCGACGTGCCGGCCGAGGACGTCCTCGGGCGGCCCGGCCGGCGGCTGCGGGAGCAGTTGCAGGCCGAGCCGGGTTGGGCCGAGCGGTTCACGCTGCTGGACGGGGCGCTGCTGCGGGCCGCTCGGCCGTCCGGGCAGGTGCCGCCGGAGGTCGGCTGGGCCTGGCAGGCGCTGCGGCGCAGCGGCGGCGGGCTGCCGGTGGCGGCGCTGGCCCGGGAGACCGGGTGGAGCGCACGGCACCTGCAGGAGCGCTTCCGCCGCGAGACCGGGCTCACGCCCAAGGCCGCCGCCCGGGTGATCCGCTTCGACCGGGCCCGCCGCCTGCTGGCCGGATCCGCGCCGCCGCCCCGGCTGGCGGAGCTGGCGGCCCGCTGCGGGTACTTCGACCAGGCGCATCTGGCACGGGAGTTCCGCGCGCTGGCCGGGTCGGCGCCGACCGCGTGGCTGGCGGCGGAGGGACCGGAGGAGGCGCAGTTCCGAAACGTCCAAGGCGGGGCGGGTGGGCCGGCCACAGAGTGGGAGGCGTGA